A region from the Gemmatimonadaceae bacterium genome encodes:
- a CDS encoding MASE1 domain-containing protein — protein sequence MGHASTVTRERPKQLALMALVTAAAYYAAARVGVALRPDSQAISMLWPPNAVLFGALLLAPIEWWATLILATLPPQLFGELQGGVPFRMALLWYLSNAAEALVGAACIRYLIPRPVRFDSFKRVLIFVGFGAFLAPFLTSFLDVAFVRLDGWHTADADYWTMWRARFFSNALAILTLVPAVVPWDIETLKALRVIRPRRIAEAAVLGVGLLLVCTLVVWREPVFPLTAHVLLFVPLPFLLWAAVRFGPGGAGACLLTFSVLTIWGVAHGEGPFVDPPEADDVLSIQLYLIVTYIPIMVLSAVIRERAHAESLARRNEQRLNLVLGAAQMGTWDLDISSGRTTLCGRSREIFGLVDAPCEIGWSTFTESLGDDERERVEAATTRAIQNDEPYEVEVQVAPPSSGTRWVLSKGSVVRDSDGRPLRMLGIHVDVTERKQAEAALREEATLRALREELEQRVAERTAELSLINRVLLEEIDVRERIGRALRASEERFAKAFRASPDAMSIIRRADARVIEVNERWVAMFGFAREEAIGQTLQSLGITPRDSNHRDGLGPLSSPQGSVRDAEVELHNRRGEALYALVTSETVEVAGEQCLIAMIRDITERRRAEHEVVAQRRQLAHLGRVALLGELSGALAHELNQPLAAILANARAGQRMLFRDELDRVELSRILEDIAADDRRAGSVIHRVRAMLRQGETEPQRVVANDLIAEVLDLAHSDLIQRSVTVTTRLDPSLPSVAADRVQLQQVLLNLIVNACDAMSDNAPTDRHIWIATANEGAAVRVSVSDCGAGIARHPVDSVFEPFITSKAHGLGLGLSICRSIVDGHGGRMWASNNEDRGATFTFLLPRTEVALEVPPAWRAQDGIRFSADPRPAGADRFADSPIVRGA from the coding sequence GTGGGGCACGCCAGCACCGTGACGCGCGAGCGACCGAAGCAACTCGCGCTCATGGCTCTCGTCACGGCGGCGGCGTACTACGCCGCGGCGCGCGTCGGCGTAGCGCTCCGACCGGACTCGCAAGCCATCTCGATGCTCTGGCCGCCGAACGCCGTTCTGTTCGGTGCCCTGCTCCTCGCACCGATCGAGTGGTGGGCGACCCTCATCCTCGCGACGCTGCCACCACAGCTCTTTGGCGAGCTGCAAGGGGGCGTGCCCTTCCGCATGGCGCTGCTGTGGTATCTCAGCAACGCCGCTGAAGCGCTCGTCGGCGCGGCGTGCATCCGATACCTGATCCCACGACCTGTCCGCTTCGACAGTTTCAAACGCGTTCTCATCTTCGTCGGATTCGGGGCGTTTCTCGCGCCGTTCCTGACCTCGTTCCTCGACGTCGCGTTCGTCCGCCTCGACGGCTGGCACACCGCCGACGCCGACTACTGGACGATGTGGCGCGCGCGATTCTTCTCGAACGCGCTGGCCATCCTCACGCTCGTACCCGCGGTCGTACCCTGGGACATCGAAACGTTGAAGGCGTTGCGCGTGATACGGCCGCGACGGATCGCCGAAGCGGCCGTCCTGGGCGTCGGGCTGCTCCTCGTGTGCACGCTCGTCGTATGGCGCGAACCCGTCTTCCCGCTCACCGCGCACGTGCTTCTGTTCGTGCCGCTGCCATTTCTGCTCTGGGCCGCCGTGCGTTTCGGTCCGGGCGGAGCCGGCGCATGCCTGTTGACCTTTTCCGTCCTCACGATCTGGGGCGTCGCTCACGGCGAGGGTCCCTTCGTCGATCCGCCCGAAGCCGACGATGTTCTTTCCATTCAGCTGTATCTCATCGTCACCTACATCCCGATCATGGTCTTGTCGGCCGTGATTCGGGAGCGGGCGCACGCCGAGTCGTTGGCTCGGCGCAACGAGCAGCGGTTGAATCTCGTGCTGGGCGCCGCGCAGATGGGCACGTGGGACCTCGACATCTCGAGCGGGCGCACCACGCTGTGCGGGCGCTCGCGCGAGATCTTCGGGCTCGTCGACGCGCCCTGCGAAATCGGTTGGTCCACCTTCACCGAGTCCCTCGGCGACGACGAGCGTGAACGCGTCGAAGCAGCGACGACGCGCGCGATCCAAAACGACGAGCCGTACGAGGTCGAGGTGCAGGTCGCGCCGCCTTCATCCGGCACGCGCTGGGTATTGAGCAAAGGAAGCGTCGTCCGCGACTCCGACGGCCGCCCGCTGCGTATGCTCGGCATTCACGTCGACGTCACCGAACGAAAGCAGGCCGAGGCGGCGCTGCGCGAGGAAGCGACGCTTCGCGCTCTCCGCGAAGAGCTGGAGCAACGCGTCGCCGAGCGGACCGCCGAGCTCTCGCTCATCAATCGCGTACTGCTCGAGGAGATCGACGTGCGCGAACGGATCGGACGCGCCCTCCGCGCGTCGGAGGAGCGGTTCGCCAAGGCGTTCCGCGCCAGCCCGGACGCGATGTCGATCATTCGCCGAGCCGACGCGCGCGTCATCGAGGTCAACGAGCGATGGGTGGCGATGTTCGGCTTCGCGCGCGAAGAGGCGATCGGGCAGACGCTGCAGTCGCTTGGGATCACGCCGCGTGATTCGAACCATCGAGACGGCCTCGGTCCGCTCTCATCGCCGCAGGGATCGGTTCGCGACGCGGAGGTCGAGCTGCACAATCGCCGCGGTGAGGCGCTCTATGCGTTGGTGACCTCGGAAACCGTCGAGGTCGCGGGCGAGCAGTGCCTCATCGCCATGATCAGAGACATCACCGAACGGCGCCGCGCCGAGCATGAAGTGGTCGCGCAAAGGCGGCAGCTCGCTCACCTGGGCCGCGTCGCGCTGCTCGGTGAGCTTTCCGGAGCGCTCGCGCACGAGCTGAATCAACCGCTGGCGGCGATCCTCGCCAACGCGCGCGCCGGCCAGCGGATGCTGTTCCGCGACGAGCTCGATCGCGTCGAGCTGAGTCGGATTCTCGAGGACATCGCCGCCGACGACCGACGCGCCGGCAGCGTCATCCATCGTGTGCGCGCCATGCTGCGGCAAGGCGAGACCGAGCCGCAGCGAGTCGTGGCGAACGATCTCATCGCCGAGGTGCTCGACCTCGCGCACAGTGACCTGATCCAGCGGAGCGTGACCGTCACGACGCGTCTCGATCCATCGCTGCCCTCGGTGGCGGCGGACCGCGTGCAGCTTCAACAAGTGCTGCTCAACCTCATCGTCAACGCCTGCGACGCGATGAGCGACAATGCGCCGACCGATCGACACATATGGATAGCCACCGCCAACGAGGGGGCGGCGGTGCGCGTCTCGGTCTCGGACTGTGGCGCCGGCATCGCGCGGCACCCTGTCGACTCAGTCTTCGAGCCCTTCATCACGTCGAAGGCACATGGACTCGGCCTCGGCCTTTCGATTTGCCGGTCGATCGTCGACGGACACGGCGGTCGGATGTGGGCGTCGAACAACGAGGATCGAGGCGCCACCTTCACGTTCCTGCTCCCGCGAACCGAGGTCGCGCTCGAAGTGCCGCCGGCCTGGCGAGCTCAGGACGGTATCCGTTTCAGCGCCGACCCCCGGCCTGCGGGTGCCGACCGTTTCGCCGACAGCCCGATCGTTCGCGGTGCGTAG
- a CDS encoding prepilin-type N-terminal cleavage/methylation domain-containing protein, with protein MRNVRKGFTLIELLIVVVIIGILAAIAIPKFANTKQKAYITAMKSDLRNLVTAEEAYFADSSKYTATVGNLKFQSTNQVSQPSVTAGTGNWYATVTHSQIASPFKCGVGINTTNPVVTGASEGEPACQ; from the coding sequence ATGCGAAACGTACGGAAAGGCTTCACCCTTATCGAGCTCCTCATCGTCGTGGTCATCATCGGCATTCTCGCCGCGATCGCGATTCCGAAGTTCGCGAACACGAAGCAGAAGGCGTACATCACGGCGATGAAGTCGGACCTCCGCAACCTCGTGACGGCCGAAGAGGCGTACTTCGCCGACAGCTCCAAGTACACGGCGACCGTCGGCAACCTGAAGTTCCAGAGCACGAATCAGGTCTCGCAGCCGTCGGTCACGGCGGGCACGGGCAACTGGTACGCGACGGTGACCCACTCGCAGATCGCGAGCCCGTTCAAGTGCGGCGTCGGTATCAACACGACGAACCCGGTCGTGACGGGCGCGTCCGAAGGTGAACCGGCCTGTCAGTAA